CCTTACAAAATCGAAGCCGAAAACCCTCCGGAAAGCGACTTTCGCAAGCTGTTCGAAATCATGTGCAAGGTCGTCAAGATCCCGCACGACCAAGACTCGATCGACTACTTGATCGAGAAACATTACAAGGCGGTGGATCGCCCGATGCGGATGTGCCAACCGCGTGACTTGCTGCTGCAAGTCAAGAATTTCTGCCTCTACAACGACCTACCCATCGAACTCAAGCGTGAGTACATGGACTTTGCCTGCGAAAACTACTTCTCGGTCATGTAGGGGGAAGGGGAATAGGTGACAGGCGTCAGGAAACAGGTTACAGGTTGCTGGTAAAGCTCGGTTCAACTTCGTGCGGGCCGTGTAACCGTTTGGACACGGAGTTGGCACCCTTGCAATCCTCGGGCGTGAAGGACTTAGAAATTCGCTGTTTGAGCGTGAGTGCCAACAAGGACATGGCCGAAAAACATCAAGTCAACGGTATCCCACGCATGATTCTATTTCGCAACGGCGAAAAGCTCAGTGACGTTGTAGGCTTTCAAAGCCAGGACCAAATCCTGCGTTGAGTCTCGGCCCACGGGGCCGCTGGCAAAGATGCCGGCGACGTTCATTCGAACCCTTTTGCTACGTAGAACGCTCGGGGGCGAAAGAGAAGACCGCCCCAGCCTATCGAACGACGTGCGATCGCGAATGACGGAGCAGACGAGGTGGCAGGCAACAGGAGATACTTGCGCGGCATCCCTGCTACCTGCTACCTGCTACCTGCTACCTGCTACCTGCTACCTGTTACCTGTTACCTGTTACCTGTTACCTGTTACCTGTTACCTGTTACCTGTTACCTACTCTCGTTACCTACACTCACGGGGCGCGCATCAGAACGCCGACGGCCTCGAGGTATTTGGCCACGACTTCGATATCGACCTTTTCCCATTTGTTGGATTTGTGACGAAGGATCGCCAACTTCATCATCTCGATCGCGTCGGCTAGGTCATCGGGCAATTCCGGTAAGCCCGCGAACGGTTGCACCAACGAGGGTGCCGCTTCGGCATTCTCAGGCGGTACACCGAGTCCGCCCGGGTTGGGCAATTCGGTACCGCCGGCCAAGGATTGCAGTTCTTCTTCGTCACCGAAGTCAGCGTCCTCGTAAGTCTTGCCCATCGCCGTGCCCGGTTCATCGCCGTACTCGCGAGTGCCACCGGCACCCTGAGCCGGCTCGACGACGTCTTCGTCGGTGTCAACCGAAACGATCTGGCTGGCCGTCGGACGCTGGGAGTCGACGGCGCCGTGAGCCTGCCATCGCTGTTCACGCATACCGGCGACACTCCACCCGGACTGCACCGCGCCTTCTAACCAAAGAGGCGCGTCTTCCCACTCAAGGGCAGCCAGAAAGTGACTCCAGTACAGCCCCGCGTACGTCGTGAACGTTGACCCGAAGTGATCGTACACGCGGCGCAATCGTCCGACGTGTGGCGCCGTAACACCGCCGACTCGGCGAGCCCACGCTTCGTCGCTGTATTGGTCCGATCCGACACCCGAAGCAATCAACGCGCCTCGCCAATCACTGATGATCCGGCCTTTCTCCCAATTCGTCGTGCTGATCAGTTCGTTCCAGCGACCGACGAACGGCGTCGCCAGTTGGGCAAGTTGTTCTTCGGCGTCGTCGTCCGCGACGCTCTCGACGGAACCCTCTTCGGCTTCGCCAACTTCCGAGGTGACAGCTTCGGCGGCGACGGCTTCCACTTCGGTGGCTTCAACTGCAACGGACTCTTGCACTTCGTCGTCGACATCCTCGTATGCATCGTCGTCGGTTTCAAAGGCGTTGCGTGCCTTCTGTACTTCTGGATCGATAGCGGACTTATCCGCCCTATCGATTTCAGGGCTTTCGCCCTCATCGCTGATTGCGGCCTCGGCATCAACCGAGGTAACGCTGTCTTGGCTGGCTTCGTCAAACGGGGCTTCGTAGGAATCGTCGGCGGTCATGTGCATCCATCGCGGAGAAAAAGAATCTGCAAACGAGAGTCACACTACGCTACCGACTGGCCCACCGATTCGTGAAGTCTTGATGCGTCCAGATCGACAATCCATGGCGAATTCCAGGCCGATCAAGCCGCGTGCGGAAAATATGACGTGTGGAAAAGATGTCGGGTCAGCGACTTTCGCCATTCCGCAACCCGTTCACCACGCCAAGCGGTGAAAACGCCTACTCGACCATGCCCTTCACCGCCGCCGAGATCTTGGCAACCTGATCCGCCGACAAATCGCTTAGCATCGGCAGCAGCGGCCCCGTCTTGGCGATCCCCGCCGCTTCCACGGCATGGTGCAGCACGCGGATCGGGTTGATGCCGTTTCGCAAATCTTCCAGCGGCAAGAACCACTTGCGAATCGACTCGGCGGTATCCAAATCGCCCGCGTGGATCGCATGCATCATCTCCATCGACTTCGCCGGCGCGACACAAACACATCCGCTGGTGAACCCGTGCATGCCCATGTGGTGAACATGCTCGATCGCCGGTTGCTCGCCGATGCCCGAGACCATGCGTTCTTTCGGAAACACGTCCATGACTTCCTTGGCGTACGGATCGTCCATCGGATCCTCCAACACCACCGCATACTTGATCCACGAAATCACTCCGTCGGCTTCTAGCGACTTGATGATCGACGGATCAAGCCAACGATCAAACTTCAAGTACAACACGATCGGCTTGCCAAGCTTTTCGGCAATGTGACGAATGCCCGACGCGATACCGGCTTGGTCGACGATGTCTCGCGACGGCAACAACATCACCGTCGGAAAATCAAAGTCATTCAGCACGTCGACTTGGTCCATCGACAATCCGTACGCTGGCCCAACCGAAGGCACCACGACCGTGTCATCACCAGCCGCATCAGCCAACATCGACAAAAGCGCCGCGTACTCGGAAAGCCGTGCGTGATAGAAGACTGCGTTGCCGCCGTACAGCAAGCTACGAACGCCACCGGCTTCGATGTGACGGATGATCTTTGCGTTCTCGGCAGCATCAATCTTCAAATTCGCGTCCCTCGCAAGCGGAGGAACGGCGATCACGGACTCGCGAAGTTGGGCAGCGGAAAAGGGTTGTGTGTTCATGTTTTCAGTTCAGAAGGGAATGGTTTGTTGGCAGTTTAGTGAATGCTCGGTTCCGCGCCGGGGCTGCGTCCGACAAGGAAGTCAAAGTCACATCCCTTGTCGGCCTGCGTCACGTGCTTGGCGTACAAGTGGCTGTAACCCCGCTCGGGCAACGGAATCGACGTCGGCATGGTCTCGCGCCGCAATTCGATCTCGGCATCCGATACGTGCCAGTGAATCGTTCGCTCGGGAATGTTGATCTCGATCTCGTCGCCCGTCTTCACCAGCGCCAGCGGACCACCCGCCGCACTTTCGGGCGCAATGTGAAGCACGCACGTGCCGTAACTGGTGCCGCTCATCCGCGCGTCGCTCATCCGGACCATGTCGCGCACGCCTTTGGCCAACAATTTTTGCGGAATCGGCAACATGCCCCATTCCGGAAAACCCGGCGCGCCCAACGGACCGGCGCTGCGAAGAATCAACACGCTGTTTTCGTCAACATCCAAATCGGGATCGTTGATGCTGGCCTTCATCGCCGGATAGTTGTCGAACACGACCGCGCGACCGCGGTGTTGTTTCAGTTTCGGATCGGCGGCCAAACTCTTGATGACGCATCCGCTGGGAGCCAAATTGCCTTTGAGCAAGCACGTGCCACCGGCCGACGAAACCGGATTCGATCGTGGCCGAATGACTTCGTCGTTGATCACTTCGGCGCCCGCGATCTGCTGGCCCAACGTGACTCCGTTGACCGTTTGACAGTCCGTGTTGATCAAATCCGTCATGCGCAACAGCATCGCGGGCAACCCGCCCGCGTCTTGAAAATCTTCCATCAAAAATCGGCCGCTCGGACGAATATCGGCCAACACCGGCGTGATCCGCGACAGTTCGTCGAAACGATCCAGCGACAAGTCGATCCCAAGCCGTCCGGCGATCGCGATCAAGTGAACGATCGCATTGGTGCTGCCCCCGATCGCAAGTGAAGTCATCAATCCATTGTCGATCGACTTCGCCGTCATGAACGTCGATGGTTTCAAGTTCTCCCAAGCCATCTCAACCGCTCGGCGGCCCGTTCGTGTTGCCAAACGGCAATGTTCCGCCATGACCGCCGGGATCGTTGCCGCGCCCGGTAAACTGAACCCCATCGCTTCGGTCACGCACGCCATCGTCGACGCGGTCCCCATCGTCATGCACGTGCCGGCCGACCGGGCGATGCAGTTTTCGATGCCTTTCCAGTCGCTGTCGCAGAGGTTGCCCGCGACACGTTCGTCCCAGTACTTCCAGGCGTCCGATCCGCTGCCCAGGGTCACGTCCTTCCACAACCCCTTCAACATCGGGCCAGCCGGGAAAAAGATCGATGGAATGTCGGCGCTGATCGCGCCCATCAACATCGCGGGCACCGTCTTGTCACATCCGCCCATCAACACCGCCGCATCGACGGGATGACAACGCAGAACTTCCTCGACCTCCATCGCCAACAGATTCCGATACAGCATCGTCGTCGGCTTCATCATCATCTCGCCAAGCGACATGACAGGAATCTCGACGGGAAAACCACCGGATTGAAGAATCCCACGCCGCACTTCATCGGCCCGGTTGCGGAAGTGCGAGTGACACGTGTTCATCTCGCTCCACGTATTCAAAATCGCGACCACCGGTCGATCAGTAAAGTCGATGTCGTCGAATCCCATCCCCTTCATCCGCGATCGATGCCCGAACGAACGAACGTCGTCCGGCGCCAACCAGCGATGAGAACGTAACTTGGTCGGGTCGCGATCGGGTGAGTTCGTCATGGGAACGGCAATCGAGGAGTCAGGGCGGGTTTTGCGAGGGCAAGTTTAACGGCCTCCCGTCACAGCCGCGATTGCCCATGTAGCTCCATCTCTGCTTCCATCCAAAGTGAGTCACCCTAAGTGGACCCGCGACTCCGTTCGCGGGACATAAGCTGCAAAGCAGCTTATGAAACGAGGGGTACACCCAGCGAACGGAGTCACAGAGCCACAATGGGTGATCCCAAAACGGGCCACCCGATGTGGACCCGCGACTCCGCTCGCGGGACGTAAGCTGCAAAGCAGCCGACGAACTCGGGGTACACCCAGCGAACGGAGTCACAGGGCCACGAAGGGTGATCCAAAACGGGCAACCCTACGTGGACCCGCGACTCCGCTCGCGGGACGTAAGCTGCAAAGCAGCCGACGAACTCGGGGTACACCCAGCGAGCGGAGTCGCAGGGCCACGAAGGGTGATCCAAAACGGGCAACCCTACGTGGACCCGCGACTCCGCTCGCGGGACGTAAGCTGCAAAGCAGCCGACGAACTCGGGGTACACCCTGCGAGCGGAGTCACAGCGCCACGAAGGGTGATCCGAAACGGGCAAACTCCCGCGAAAAACACTTGACCCCACTTTGCAATCAACCTAAAACAGACGTAGCGTCTTTTCTGTGTCAATGCTTCTCTCGGGGGCCGTCCGATGATCCGTACTTACCTGTTGCTCGCCAGCCTCGCTGTCGGGGCGTTCACCTTCGCTGGCGACCTGATCGATTCCGTTGATGACGCGGCGATGGCCAAACTCAACGGCGGCCAGCTGACCAAGTCCTTTGACGTTCGAGTCACCGACGGCGACGGCGAACCGATCGCCGGCGTGACGGTAACGCCGTGGGCGCTGCGATCATCGCAAGGACATGGCCGCTGGCCCGACGGAGACGACCGCGCCGACATGTCGCCTGAACCGGTGACCACGGACGATAATGGCATCGCAACGATTCGATATCCGTTCTATCGCGACATCGCTGAACTCACTCGCGTGTTCAGCGTGTCGGTGAACCTCTCCCACCCGAACTTCACTATCGAAGATTCCGTTGACATCGACGTGCCGATGATGGACGACGGACCGCACAAGATTGAAATGAAGCAAGCGGCTTCGATCGCCCTCGTTCCGCAATCCAGAGCGGCAGACTTTCATATCGACCAGATCCATGTTGTGTCTTCCGACGTGTTGAACACGAATAGCAACTCACCCAAACGGTCGTCTGGGCAGATTGTGCTAGAGACACTCAGTCCCGCTCCGTTTCGTGCGATGTTGGTTCGCCTCGTTGATGGGAAGGCGGTCGAGTTTAGTGATCCGATCGAGCTGACCTTAAAGTCTGGTCGCAACGAGGCGGTCACGCTGGCCATGCACCCGGCCGTCAGTATCCGCGGACGATTCGGCGACGAGGTGCCGCGTCCCGTCGTGGCCGGACGGGTTTGCGCGATCGCATCACCTCGCAAACATCCGCTGCCGAATTTTGATTGGACCCAATGGGCGCCGGTCGATGAGCACGGCGACTTCGTAATTGAGGGTTTCCCGCGGTCCGAGACAATGCAGGTGATCGCGCTTTGCGAACACTTCATTGCGAAGAATGGTTACGAACCCATTGCGGACGCTTCCGCTGCAGATGCGAACCAATCCAATCCGTTGGGCGGTTTGCAAACGATGTTCGAGATGGCCAAAGAACTTGCCAAGCCAACTGCCAAACCATCCACGCGCCCGCAAGTATTCGGGCCGAACCCGGAGCAACCCATCACGATCAACATGTCGCCACTGGTTCGATGTGAGGTTTCTGTAACCGACCCCGATGGCAATCCGTTGCGAAACATCCTTGTCGGTGCTTGCCCGAACGTATTCTGGTGGAATTGGGGATCTCAGCTTTATGGCGTCCAACTGATGCGATCGACCGAATGGTTAATGGGGATCGCTGTCGAAGAACCCTGGGATAGCGATTCAGTTCGCGGCTACGACATACCTTTTTTCGATCATAGCAACGACGATGGGTTCGCGACTCTGTACCTGCCGCCGGGCAATCAAGACATGCTCGCAGAATCCAAGGCCAAGGACTATCGATTGCCGATCTTCATGGGCCGCCGCGACCATCAAGTCACCATCGTCCAAGGCGAAACGTTGGACGTAACGTTGCAGCTCGAACCGGCCGGCACCGAAGCGTTGGGCGAGTACGACAAGCTGGCCGGCGTTGTCTTTGGATGCTCCACCCGCGAAGGCAAGCAAATTTGTGCCTTGCCCGAGGTACGTCAAAAGATGGATGACTTTGCTCGCCGACTGCGTGAGGCCAAGAACCCACGCGACCCCGCCGTGCTTGCCGAAGCTTTTGCCGTCGTTGCCGAAGCATTCGACAACGCCGGCGACGCGAAAGAATCGGCAAAGTGGAAAGCCAAAGCGGACGCCGAAGCCGCCAAGGCGAAGCTTTAACGAGTGGCGTAGGCTTCTAGCCTGCGATTTCCAACATTTGCGCATTGGCAGGCAAGATGCCCACCCCACATTCAAATCTGGATGAAGCACTACGTCGCTTCAAAAACCATCATTCGCCAATGCAGTGCAGATGCTTTGCCCCGCGGATGAAAATTTGATTCCCTGCGATCGCCGGCGTCGCATCGACACCTTCGCCGACCGAATTGACACGGACGACGTTGAACTTCGCCGCATCATCGATCACGACCGTCGCGCCGCTTCGACCCGTCAAATAAACGTGACCACCGGCCGCGACCGGTGATGCGTACGTCGTGCTGATATCGGGCAATCGAACCGTTTGAAAATGCGACTCGCCGGACTTCGCATTCAAGCAAGTCAGCAATCCCGTCTTGGCTTTGAAAAAGTACAAGCGGTCACCTGATAATAGGGGCGATGCAATGTCCGGCGTGTCACGATCGACCGACCAAACGATTGCATCGGTGCCTTCGACATCGCCTCGCCCGTCCGGCTTGAACGCAGCCAAGAACGAACCGCGGAAGCCGCTTCCGACGTAAACGACTCCATCGTGAAAGACTGGCGAAGCGACGGGCCGCTGAGTCTGGCCGCCACACGCCCACAACTCTTTGCCGGTTTCCAAATCGTAAGCCCGAGCCATCGTTTGTCCGTTCATGATCACCTGAGGCCCCGAAGCCGACGGGATCACCATCGGCGTCGCCCAACACGTGGGTTCGTCGCGCGGTGTCCTCCAGATTGTTTCGCCAGTCGCTTTGCTCAGCGCGTACAAGAACGAAGGACCTTCGTGATCCCATGGCACTAAAATCTTGTCGCCAGCGATCGTCGGCGAACTGCCTTCGCCAAAATCGTTTCGCGTGGTCATGTTACCGAAGTCATCTCGCTTCCAAACCAATTCGCCATCCATCGTGTACGCGTACAAACCGCGTGAACCAAAATGCGAATACACATGCTCGCCATCGGTACATGGTGAAGCCGATGCGAATCCGTTGGTTTCATGAGTCGCTTGGTGAGGCGTCGCTGTCGTCGCCGTCTGTTTCCAAAGCAACTTTCCGTCCGCCCGATGGAAACAGAAAGTCACGAAGTCCAACTCGGGCAACCGTCCCGACGACTTTCCCGTCGGCACGCCCGAAGTAACAAACACCCGGTCTTCCCAAACCACCGGTGACCCCGATCCGGCGCCAGGCACTGCAACTTTCCACTTCACATTCTCAGTCGCCGACCATTTCACAGGCGGCGTGGCGTCGAGCGCAACTCCATTCCCGTCG
The sequence above is a segment of the Rubripirellula tenax genome. Coding sequences within it:
- a CDS encoding thioredoxin family protein; its protein translation is MLVKLGSTSCGPCNRLDTELAPLQSSGVKDLEIRCLSVSANKDMAEKHQVNGIPRMILFRNGEKLSDVVGFQSQDQILR
- a CDS encoding dihydrodipicolinate synthase family protein yields the protein MNTQPFSAAQLRESVIAVPPLARDANLKIDAAENAKIIRHIEAGGVRSLLYGGNAVFYHARLSEYAALLSMLADAAGDDTVVVPSVGPAYGLSMDQVDVLNDFDFPTVMLLPSRDIVDQAGIASGIRHIAEKLGKPIVLYLKFDRWLDPSIIKSLEADGVISWIKYAVVLEDPMDDPYAKEVMDVFPKERMVSGIGEQPAIEHVHHMGMHGFTSGCVCVAPAKSMEMMHAIHAGDLDTAESIRKWFLPLEDLRNGINPIRVLHHAVEAAGIAKTGPLLPMLSDLSADQVAKISAAVKGMVE
- the araD gene encoding L-arabinonate dehydratase, whose amino-acid sequence is MTNSPDRDPTKLRSHRWLAPDDVRSFGHRSRMKGMGFDDIDFTDRPVVAILNTWSEMNTCHSHFRNRADEVRRGILQSGGFPVEIPVMSLGEMMMKPTTMLYRNLLAMEVEEVLRCHPVDAAVLMGGCDKTVPAMLMGAISADIPSIFFPAGPMLKGLWKDVTLGSGSDAWKYWDERVAGNLCDSDWKGIENCIARSAGTCMTMGTASTMACVTEAMGFSLPGAATIPAVMAEHCRLATRTGRRAVEMAWENLKPSTFMTAKSIDNGLMTSLAIGGSTNAIVHLIAIAGRLGIDLSLDRFDELSRITPVLADIRPSGRFLMEDFQDAGGLPAMLLRMTDLINTDCQTVNGVTLGQQIAGAEVINDEVIRPRSNPVSSAGGTCLLKGNLAPSGCVIKSLAADPKLKQHRGRAVVFDNYPAMKASINDPDLDVDENSVLILRSAGPLGAPGFPEWGMLPIPQKLLAKGVRDMVRMSDARMSGTSYGTCVLHIAPESAAGGPLALVKTGDEIEINIPERTIHWHVSDAEIELRRETMPTSIPLPERGYSHLYAKHVTQADKGCDFDFLVGRSPGAEPSIH
- a CDS encoding Ig-like domain-containing protein, whose amino-acid sequence is MIRTYLLLASLAVGAFTFAGDLIDSVDDAAMAKLNGGQLTKSFDVRVTDGDGEPIAGVTVTPWALRSSQGHGRWPDGDDRADMSPEPVTTDDNGIATIRYPFYRDIAELTRVFSVSVNLSHPNFTIEDSVDIDVPMMDDGPHKIEMKQAASIALVPQSRAADFHIDQIHVVSSDVLNTNSNSPKRSSGQIVLETLSPAPFRAMLVRLVDGKAVEFSDPIELTLKSGRNEAVTLAMHPAVSIRGRFGDEVPRPVVAGRVCAIASPRKHPLPNFDWTQWAPVDEHGDFVIEGFPRSETMQVIALCEHFIAKNGYEPIADASAADANQSNPLGGLQTMFEMAKELAKPTAKPSTRPQVFGPNPEQPITINMSPLVRCEVSVTDPDGNPLRNILVGACPNVFWWNWGSQLYGVQLMRSTEWLMGIAVEEPWDSDSVRGYDIPFFDHSNDDGFATLYLPPGNQDMLAESKAKDYRLPIFMGRRDHQVTIVQGETLDVTLQLEPAGTEALGEYDKLAGVVFGCSTREGKQICALPEVRQKMDDFARRLREAKNPRDPAVLAEAFAVVAEAFDNAGDAKESAKWKAKADAEAAKAKL
- a CDS encoding PQQ-binding-like beta-propeller repeat protein, whose amino-acid sequence is MRSLVSVTLLMVAFSVSASADNWAHWRGPDGNGVALDATPPVKWSATENVKWKVAVPGAGSGSPVVWEDRVFVTSGVPTGKSSGRLPELDFVTFCFHRADGKLLWKQTATTATPHQATHETNGFASASPCTDGEHVYSHFGSRGLYAYTMDGELVWKRDDFGNMTTRNDFGEGSSPTIAGDKILVPWDHEGPSFLYALSKATGETIWRTPRDEPTCWATPMVIPSASGPQVIMNGQTMARAYDLETGKELWACGGQTQRPVASPVFHDGVVYVGSGFRGSFLAAFKPDGRGDVEGTDAIVWSVDRDTPDIASPLLSGDRLYFFKAKTGLLTCLNAKSGESHFQTVRLPDISTTYASPVAAGGHVYLTGRSGATVVIDDAAKFNVVRVNSVGEGVDATPAIAGNQIFIRGAKHLHCIGE